From Proteiniborus sp. MB09-C3, the proteins below share one genomic window:
- the cobD gene encoding threonine-phosphate decarboxylase CobD: protein MNKHGGYYGEDHQEITDFSVNINPLGVPELLIEALKKELEEMVRYPEIDGISGREFLAHHLGLKSENFILGNGATELIYLFARSIRAEKVLIVKPTFTEYSKAFELAGSSIYNYYTKEEDFTLQIEELISTIDHIKPNVLVICNPNNPTGVFTESKELIPVLDKLKEINAYLFIDESFIDFTDKESCMSFVEEYNIFILRSMTKIYAVPGLRIGYGIGREDIVSKLNEMKEPWTINSLALRSIPLLLKDDQYLKQTQQWYFEEKQFLYNELRSIPDIKIIPSETNFFLIKLLRHTSESLKEYLLDKKIFVRSCKDFEGLSDKYIRIAVRKREENMKIIYAIKKYMEQ from the coding sequence ATGAATAAACACGGAGGATACTATGGAGAAGATCATCAGGAAATAACGGATTTTAGTGTCAATATAAATCCGTTAGGGGTGCCTGAGCTATTGATAGAAGCTTTAAAAAAAGAACTGGAAGAAATGGTGAGATACCCTGAAATAGATGGGATAAGTGGAAGGGAGTTTTTGGCTCATCATCTAGGCTTGAAAAGTGAAAACTTCATACTTGGTAATGGAGCTACAGAGCTTATATATCTATTTGCTAGGAGCATAAGAGCCGAAAAAGTACTCATTGTGAAGCCTACTTTTACTGAATATAGCAAGGCTTTTGAATTGGCAGGAAGCAGCATATATAACTACTATACTAAAGAAGAAGATTTTACCCTACAAATAGAAGAACTTATTTCTACTATAGACCATATAAAGCCAAATGTATTAGTTATATGCAATCCCAATAATCCTACAGGAGTATTTACTGAAAGCAAGGAGCTAATTCCTGTGCTAGATAAGCTTAAAGAAATAAATGCATATTTATTTATAGATGAATCATTTATAGATTTCACTGATAAAGAGTCTTGCATGTCATTCGTTGAGGAATATAACATATTTATACTTAGGTCAATGACTAAGATATATGCAGTACCAGGTTTAAGGATAGGATATGGAATTGGGAGAGAGGATATCGTATCTAAGCTTAATGAAATGAAGGAGCCTTGGACTATAAATAGTCTTGCCCTTAGAAGCATACCTTTACTTTTAAAGGACGACCAATATTTGAAGCAAACTCAACAATGGTATTTTGAAGAAAAGCAATTTTTATACAATGAGCTAAGAAGCATACCTGATATCAAGATAATTCCTAGTGAAACAAACTTTTTCTTAATTAAACTTCTTAGACATACTTCGGAGTCATTAAAGGAGTACTTGCTAGATAAAAAAATCTTCGTAAGAAGCTGTAAGGATTTTGAAGGCCTATCAGATAAATATATAAGGATAGCAGTGAGAAAAAGAGAAGAAAACATGAAAATCATATATGCAATTAAAAAGTATATGGAACAATAA
- a CDS encoding sigma-70 family RNA polymerase sigma factor, which translates to MDQIYKAYALPVYKYLLTLVRDPGLAEELTAETFYRAMEKHKEFRGECKVLTWLCQIGKFVFYEEIRKNEKYSTILLEEKDLQNNSIFISPEKIFMDKEGQVEIYKSMRKLKGEIRELMYLRILGGLSFKEIGDIMGKNETWARVNFYRGKTKIQKELKENE; encoded by the coding sequence ATGGATCAGATTTATAAAGCATATGCTTTGCCAGTATATAAATATCTTTTAACCCTTGTTAGGGATCCAGGGCTTGCTGAGGAGTTAACTGCAGAAACTTTTTACAGGGCTATGGAAAAGCATAAAGAATTTCGAGGAGAATGCAAAGTTCTTACCTGGCTTTGTCAAATTGGGAAATTTGTATTTTATGAGGAAATAAGAAAAAATGAAAAATATTCGACTATTTTGTTAGAAGAAAAAGATTTACAAAACAATTCAATTTTTATCTCACCTGAAAAGATATTTATGGATAAAGAAGGGCAGGTAGAAATATATAAATCTATGAGAAAGTTAAAAGGAGAAATTCGAGAGTTAATGTATTTGAGAATTTTAGGAGGATTAAGCTTTAAGGAAATAGGAGATATAATGGGTAAAAATGAGACTTGGGCAAGGGTTAATTTCTATAGGGGAAAGACAAAAATTCAAAAGGAGCTGAAAGAAAATGAATAA
- a CDS encoding zf-HC2 domain-containing protein produces the protein MNKCELVYDLLPNYINELTSPSTNEFIEEHLNDCTHCKEVYEAMTKDIEAQEFKAKDRIDFLGKIRKSYIIKLAVSLVSIIALMVGLVYFANEKTVSIASEQVTLKGVYKLRDGKICFGIDIKGADESTILSEGTGVSFQGELQKDIQDSYYIISLKKTILKSIFSSKNSMRTEWRIIDLTKDFKEKPSIRFFDGGIIIRDVKKAYYEGKDDNDRILIWEEGMDIPLAPEEVENLFK, from the coding sequence ATGAATAAATGTGAATTAGTATATGATTTATTGCCGAATTATATAAATGAACTGACAAGTCCTTCTACCAATGAATTCATAGAGGAGCATTTAAATGATTGCACCCATTGTAAAGAAGTCTATGAAGCGATGACTAAAGATATTGAAGCTCAGGAGTTTAAAGCAAAGGACAGGATTGATTTCCTGGGAAAAATAAGAAAGTCTTATATAATAAAATTGGCAGTTTCACTGGTCAGTATAATAGCTTTAATGGTTGGGTTGGTCTATTTTGCTAATGAGAAGACTGTTTCTATAGCCAGTGAGCAGGTGACTCTTAAAGGAGTATATAAGCTCAGGGATGGAAAGATTTGCTTTGGTATAGATATAAAGGGTGCTGATGAATCTACAATTTTATCAGAGGGGACAGGAGTATCTTTTCAAGGAGAGTTACAAAAGGATATACAAGATTCTTATTACATTATATCTTTAAAAAAGACTATATTGAAATCCATATTCAGTTCTAAAAACAGCATGAGGACTGAATGGAGAATTATTGATTTAACAAAGGATTTTAAAGAGAAGCCTTCGATTAGATTCTTTGATGGAGGAATTATAATTAGAGATGTGAAAAAGGCTTATTATGAAGGTAAAGATGACAATGATAGAATTTTAATTTGGGAAGAAGGTATGGATATCCCTCTTGCACCTGAAGAAGTCGAGAATCTATTTAAGTAG
- a CDS encoding LapA family protein, protein MQVKVNMEFKFIVSLLFAVLVAIFAIQNAGNVEINFLFAKFTVSQAVVILVSAIVGAIIVLLLGLIKQIKQNMKIKQLTKEVTKFTDENATLQAKIDELTISIEQDKITEEKNKEAESKEGSLS, encoded by the coding sequence ATGCAGGTGAAGGTAAACATGGAATTTAAATTTATTGTGTCTTTATTATTTGCTGTTTTAGTTGCTATATTTGCTATTCAAAATGCTGGAAATGTAGAGATTAATTTTTTATTTGCAAAATTTACAGTATCTCAGGCTGTGGTTATATTAGTGTCTGCTATTGTAGGTGCAATAATTGTACTTTTATTAGGTCTTATTAAACAAATAAAGCAAAATATGAAGATTAAGCAGTTGACGAAGGAAGTGACAAAGTTTACAGATGAGAATGCTACGCTTCAAGCTAAGATAGATGAGTTAACTATTAGTATAGAACAAGATAAAATAACAGAAGAAAAAAACAAAGAAGCAGAAAGTAAAGAAGGAAGCCTTTCATAA
- the cbiB gene encoding adenosylcobinamide-phosphate synthase CbiB yields the protein MSNSIILVISIALDYVLGDSPSWPHPVRFIGAAIKKYEKLIRSLNLDLKVGGFILTAATIVTVLVVSTVALVLAEMIHPLLKIFIEIYLIYALLAAKCLDTETMKVYKALESNDMTKSRQMLSYLVGRDTTHLNSEDIIRGAIETVAENTIDGVLAPLFYLGIGFCFNIPVQAILLYKTINTLDSMVGYIQEPYTKIGYASAKLDDIANLIPARLGSILMILAGMILGYNGKKGMQILVRDRHNHKSPNCGYPESAVAGLLEIQLGGTNTYFGQKVYKPAIGDAHRELNIYHIKDTIKIMYGAELVTAVFMIILLSFI from the coding sequence ATGAGTAATAGTATTATTTTGGTTATATCAATAGCTTTAGATTATGTTTTAGGAGACTCACCAAGCTGGCCTCATCCTGTACGTTTCATAGGAGCAGCTATAAAGAAATATGAAAAGCTTATTAGAAGCTTAAATCTAGATCTAAAGGTAGGCGGCTTTATATTAACAGCAGCTACCATAGTTACTGTCTTAGTAGTGAGTACCGTAGCATTAGTCTTAGCAGAAATGATTCATCCATTGTTGAAGATATTTATAGAAATATATCTTATATATGCACTGTTAGCTGCTAAATGTCTGGATACAGAGACTATGAAAGTATATAAAGCTTTAGAATCAAATGACATGACAAAGAGCAGACAAATGCTGTCTTATCTGGTAGGCAGAGATACTACACATTTAAATTCTGAAGATATAATTAGAGGGGCTATAGAGACAGTAGCTGAAAACACAATTGATGGAGTGCTTGCTCCACTATTTTACTTAGGAATAGGCTTTTGCTTCAATATTCCAGTGCAAGCTATTCTGTTATATAAAACAATAAATACTCTAGACTCCATGGTAGGTTATATTCAGGAGCCTTATACAAAGATAGGCTATGCATCTGCCAAGCTCGATGACATTGCTAATCTTATACCAGCAAGGCTAGGAAGTATATTGATGATACTAGCTGGAATGATTTTGGGTTATAACGGTAAAAAAGGTATGCAGATACTCGTGAGAGATAGACATAATCATAAGAGCCCAAACTGCGGATATCCAGAATCCGCAGTTGCAGGATTGCTTGAAATACAGCTTGGCGGTACGAATACGTATTTTGGACAAAAAGTATATAAGCCAGCTATAGGGGATGCGCACAGGGAATTAAATATATATCATATTAAGGACACCATAAAGATAATGTATGGAGCAGAGCTAGTTACAGCAGTTTTTATGATAATTTTATTGAGTTTTATTTAA
- a CDS encoding cobyric acid synthase produces MAKNIMFQGTASSVGKSILTATLCRVLKQDGCNVAPFKSQNMSSKSTLTKNNKEISIAQAIQAEAAMIEPDENMNPILLKPMSDIGSLVVLNGEPYKNMTASEYHNEKTELKGLIKEAYDRLASSFDTIVIEGAGSPAEINLRENDIVNMGLAELVDAPVILIGDIDRGGVFASIYGTIMLMSEDEKNRIKGFIINKFRGDLELLKPGIKMIEELVNKPCLGVVPYMNIDLEEEDSLVVKNDYNIAQKPIQLLSMKQEDASLNLQQEFKELRNKEFERLADTFRNNVDIEKIKEIMGLKDE; encoded by the coding sequence ATGGCAAAGAATATTATGTTTCAGGGGACTGCTTCATCAGTTGGTAAAAGTATATTGACTGCAACACTGTGCAGAGTATTAAAACAGGATGGCTGCAATGTAGCTCCCTTTAAATCACAGAATATGTCCTCTAAATCTACTTTAACAAAAAACAATAAAGAAATATCTATAGCGCAGGCTATTCAGGCAGAAGCTGCTATGATAGAGCCAGACGAAAATATGAATCCAATACTATTAAAGCCTATGAGTGATATTGGAAGCTTGGTAGTGCTAAATGGGGAGCCTTATAAAAACATGACTGCTTCAGAATACCATAATGAAAAAACAGAGCTAAAGGGCTTAATAAAAGAAGCATATGATAGGTTAGCTTCATCCTTCGACACAATAGTCATTGAAGGAGCAGGCAGTCCAGCTGAAATCAACCTAAGGGAAAATGACATTGTCAATATGGGTCTAGCAGAATTAGTAGATGCTCCGGTAATTCTTATAGGAGATATAGATAGAGGTGGAGTATTTGCATCAATATATGGGACTATCATGCTGATGTCAGAGGATGAAAAAAATAGAATAAAGGGTTTTATAATAAACAAGTTTAGAGGAGATTTAGAACTATTAAAGCCAGGGATAAAAATGATTGAAGAGCTAGTAAACAAGCCTTGTCTTGGTGTGGTTCCTTATATGAACATAGACCTAGAAGAAGAGGATAGCCTAGTTGTTAAAAATGATTATAATATAGCTCAAAAACCAATTCAGTTATTGAGCATGAAACAAGAGGATGCTAGCTTAAATCTTCAACAAGAATTCAAGGAATTAAGAAACAAAGAATTTGAAAGGCTTGCAGATACATTTAGAAATAATGTTGACATAGAAAAGATTAAAGAAATAATGGGGCTCAAAGATGAGTAA